Part of the Gemmatimonadaceae bacterium genome is shown below.
CTGCCGATTCAGCGGTGTCCGGGCGCCTCGGCTGGCGGCGGGAGCAGATGCTTCTGGACCTTCCCGAGCGCCGTCCGGGGGAGCGCCTCCATCCGGATGAAGGCGCGCGGGATCTTGAACGACGCCAGTTGGGCGCGGCATAGACGTTCGAGCTCCGTGACGTCGAGGGTGTCGTCGGCGCAGATGTATGCGATAGGGACCTCTCCGCGCGCCTCGTCAGGCAGGCCGACGACGACGGCCTCCCGCACGCGCGAATCCTCCAGCAGCAGCTCCTCGATCTCGCGCGGGTAGATGTTGAAGCCGCCGCTGATGATCAAGTCACCCCGCCGCCCACGAAGGTGATAGTGGCCGTCGTTCGACCGGATCGCGAGGTCACCGGTGCGAAACCAACCGTCGTGGAATGCGGCCGCCGTCGCCTCGGGGCGGCGCCAGTAGCCGGCGAAGAGGTGCGGCGAACGGATCTCCACTTCGCCGACCGCGTCATCGCCCACCACGGCGCCGTCGTCACCGACGAGGCGAGCCGAGACGCCCGGGAGCGGGAACCCCACCGAGCCGGCGCGCCGCTCGCCCTCGTACGGGTTGCTCATGATCATGAGCGACTCGCTCATGCCGTAGCGCTCGAGGATCGTGTGGCCATACCGGGCGCGGAACGCCTCGAGCACGTGCGTCGGCAGTGGCGCCGAACCGGAGACGAAGAGCCGTGCGGCGCGCGCGATCGCCGCGGTCTGCGCGTCGGGAACGACGGCCGGGTCGAGCATTCGCACGT
Proteins encoded:
- a CDS encoding AMP-binding protein gives rise to the protein MHLTQLFDASLRGRADRVGLEYLDDAGSVVALTFGEVDTRADRMAAELAARGLRRGDRLCVNLPNGAPFLDIFLACARLGAVLVPINTLYRERELRHIIADAEPVATVVMPNADATYPASATLWRIDALSAGAASRPASRSDVSLDGDDPALIIYTSGTTGVAKGAVLTHNNLATNGITLATVWRFTEADRYLAMLPLFHVHGLGNGVHCWLLSGCRMRLLERFDQRATPAAMAAFAPTVVFGVPTVYVRMLDPAVVPDAQTAAIARAARLFVSGSAPLPTHVLEAFRARYGHTILERYGMSESLMIMSNPYEGERRAGSVGFPLPGVSARLVGDDGAVVGDDAVGEVEIRSPHLFAGYWRRPEATAAAFHDGWFRTGDLAIRSNDGHYHLRGRRGDLIISGGFNIYPREIEELLLEDSRVREAVVVGLPDEARGEVPIAYICADDTLDVTELERLCRAQLASFKIPRAFIRMEALPRTALGKVQKHLLPPPAEAPGHR